Proteins encoded in a region of the Veillonella parvula genome:
- a CDS encoding YbbR-like domain-containing protein, translating into MMIHLKRNWPAKLLSLLAAIVMWFFIMRDQNPVMEVTYTIPVQVQNLNSGYIIEDAPDVVRVVLAGPRDTIMSMKSDNLRAYIDASGVKPGQNNVTINFTPPAGMNLVEVKPDNIIINVDEYAEKTIPVEIVPIGKFSDDIALKSVTIVPKEVTVSGRKQQVNAVSKVVMKVNVAGQTKNFSAVSTLEAWDTAGNVLDVHINPNQGQAQYELNLLRKEKAVPITVPTVGTVAEGYEVKSTSATPTQLTVTGREEMIDSVTEIQTEPIDVSGATETVQGNYNLVLPNGVNSNTTTVRVKVEIQKKVLNG; encoded by the coding sequence TTCATTTGAAACGCAATTGGCCTGCTAAATTATTATCCTTGTTAGCAGCTATCGTCATGTGGTTCTTTATTATGCGCGATCAGAACCCTGTGATGGAAGTAACCTACACAATACCTGTACAGGTTCAAAATCTCAATTCTGGCTATATCATAGAAGATGCACCAGATGTGGTCCGTGTTGTTCTGGCTGGTCCACGTGATACCATTATGTCTATGAAATCAGATAATTTACGGGCTTATATTGATGCATCTGGTGTAAAACCAGGTCAAAATAATGTAACTATTAATTTTACGCCTCCAGCAGGGATGAATCTTGTGGAGGTTAAACCAGATAACATCATCATCAATGTTGATGAATATGCAGAGAAAACCATTCCTGTTGAAATAGTTCCAATCGGCAAGTTCTCTGATGATATTGCTTTGAAATCGGTAACGATTGTGCCGAAAGAGGTAACTGTTTCTGGTCGTAAGCAACAAGTTAATGCAGTGAGCAAGGTTGTGATGAAAGTCAATGTGGCTGGTCAAACGAAGAATTTTAGCGCTGTTAGTACTTTAGAAGCTTGGGATACGGCAGGTAATGTACTGGATGTACATATTAATCCAAACCAAGGCCAAGCACAATACGAACTCAACTTATTACGTAAAGAAAAGGCGGTTCCTATTACTGTTCCGACTGTTGGTACAGTAGCAGAAGGTTATGAAGTTAAATCCACGTCTGCTACACCAACGCAACTAACAGTTACAGGTCGTGAAGAAATGATTGATTCCGTTACAGAAATACAAACGGAACCTATCGATGTATCGGGTGCTACTGAAACTGTACAGGGTAACTATAATTTAGTATTACCGAATGGAGTTAATAGCAATACCACAACGGTACGGGTGAAAGTAGAAATACAAAAGAAGGTACTTAATGGATGA